A region of Salvia splendens isolate huo1 chromosome 17, SspV2, whole genome shotgun sequence DNA encodes the following proteins:
- the LOC121774367 gene encoding uncharacterized protein LOC121774367 has protein sequence MEPFTDPNPEKFSRALGLVYKGSNTNGKIWIFVEEGANFVVEEDSDQMLHGRFLSPRLERHISVSAIYAKCSRTGRYHLWDKLREIAVITDGTPWIVGGDFNTILSPHERVGSDTNRQAEMIDFAETIEDCRLLDPGFDGSDYTWAKNGLMERLDRILVNDAWPQVFEATRVTNLPRVSSDHGPVLARCRCPNRQPGGKAFRFQNMWIRHEGFLDTVRNTWNQPTEAEGLLNLQIKLARTKKMLKLWNKEVFGNIHTNLKEMEDKVAEAQSEFEINPSGENRALVNKLIANYILLLKMEEDYWRQKAALRWLADGDKNTRFYQSWVKQKRIRLRIHRISVNGVEITGEEEIKNSAVDFYKNLLAPPPLALGVPDFSV, from the coding sequence atggagccgttTACAGACCCCAACCCGGAGAAATTCTCTAGGGCATTGGGGCTAGTGTATAAAGGCTCAAATACTAATggaaaaatttggatttttgttgAGGAGGGCGCCAACTTTGTTGTGGAAGAGGACTCGGATCAAATGCTCCACGGCCGTTTCCTTTCTCCTCGCCTTGAAAGACACATTTCAGTCTCGGCTATCTATGCGAAGTGCTCACGGACGGGAAGATACCACCTTTGGGATAAGTTGAGGGAGATTGCGGTCATCACCGACGGAACACCTTGGATCGTCGGCGGGGACTTCAACACTATTCTATCCCCACATGAGAGAGTTGGGAGCGACACCAACCGGCAAGCTGAGATGATTGACTTCGCCGAGACAATTGAGGATTGCAGGCTTCTTGACCCGGGGTTCGACGGATCGGACTACACGTGGGCAAAGAACGGACTTATGGAGAGGCTCGATAGAATTTTGGTGAACGATGCTTGGCCACAGGTTTTCGAGGCAACGAGGGTTACTAACCTCCCACGCGTCTCATCGGATCATGGGCCGGTCTTGGCAAGATGTAGATGTCCTAATCGGCAGCCCGGAGGAAAGGCCTTCcgattccaaaacatgtggatcCGCCATGAGGGCTTCTTGGATACTGTACGCAATACTTGGAACCAGCCTACGGAGGCCGAGGGATTGCTTAATCTTCAAATCAAGCTTGCGCGAACAAAAAAAATGCTCAAACTTTGGAATAAGGAAGTCTTTGGAAATATACATACCAATCTAAAGGAAATGGAAGATAAGGTGGCTGAGGCCCAAAGTGAGTTTGAAATAAACCCGTCGGGCGAAAACAGAGCCTTGGTAAACAAGCTCATTGCCAATTACATCCTTCTCCTCAAAATGGAGGAAGACTATTGGAGACAAAAAGCGGCCCTCCGATGGCTAGCGGATGGAGACAAGAACACaaggttctatcaaagctgggttaAACAGAAGAGGATTCGATTGCGGATTCATAGAATATCCGTGAATGGAGTGGAAATCACTGGGGAGGAAGAGATCAAGAACTCGGCGGTTGATTTCTACAAGAACCTCCTAGCACCCCCACCCTTGGCCCTCGGCGTGCCGGACTTTAGTGTTTGA